TTGCGGATTCGCGTTCTCTCGTGGAACTGTCAAGTGGACGtgcagctcctgcagctccgcGGAGATGTACTCCGCAAAACACGATGGTCGATTGTATTGTCTGGATTTAGCTCGTCGCACGCCATTATATACCTCCTAGTGTATGGTATCATCTGCATGCATTTTTACGTATTCAATTGCCGGGGATAAAATGCGGCAGGGTTCGCTATCCAAGATGCTTTGGCAATTGCACGGCAGCCTTCGAAATCATCATGGCAGAGAAGCCAACTCCCGAGGATTCAATCACGTCCAAGGACCAGGTCCGGGAATCGGTCTCTGAGAAGCTGGGAACCCAAATATTGCAGCATAGGAAGGGCGATGCGtttgtcggcggtggtgctACAGAGCTGTATGAGCCGATTCCTGAATATGAAGGGAGACATCGGTATGATCCCAGTGCTGAATGgacggagaaggaagagaagcggCTGGTCAGGAAGGTTAGTATCTTTATCTCTTTTCACTACACATCGAGCTGATAAGTCTTGTAGCTCGATTACCGCATCTGTTCCTGGGTCTGTTTGATGTTCTTCGCTCTGCAGCTTGATCGGGGCAACATCTCGCAGGCATTGAGCGACGGCATGTTAGACGACCTCGGACTTACAACAAACCAGTATAACTATGGCATGATGATCTTCTATCTCTGCTTCCTCTGCGCTGAAGTTCCCTCGCAGATGATTTCCAAGAAACTCGGGCCCGACGTCTGGATTCCCATCCAGATGATGACATGGAGTGTGATTGGGATATTCCAGTGCCTGATATCCGGCGAGAAAAGCTTCTATGCGACCCGCGCTTTGTTGGGCCTGGTAGAAGGTGGCTTTATCCCGGACGCACTGCTCTACTTGTCCTATTTCTATACGAACAGGGAGCTCCCGATGCGCGTTGGCCTTTTCTACTGCTCATCGCATTTTACGTTCATTCTTGCGGCGTTCTTCGCTTATGGTATACTTCATATGCGCACGATTGGCGGCTGGGAGGGTTGGAGGTGGTTGTTTGCCTTGGAGGGGGCCCTGACAGCCATAATCGGTCTGGTATCGTGGTTCTATCTTCCCCCAAGTCCGACTCAAACTGCCAGTTGGTTCCGGGGTAGAGATGGGTGGTTCtcagagagagaagaagtcATCATGGTCAATCGAGTCCTTAGAGATGATCCAGGCAAGGTACGTCCATCTATCAGATTATCCATGTATATTGATCGAAAACTAACTCGCCATCCAGGGAGGAATGCACAACCGTCAAGGACTGACTCTGAAGCTGCTCTGGGCTTCGCTCACCGACTA
The nucleotide sequence above comes from Aspergillus puulaauensis MK2 DNA, chromosome 3, nearly complete sequence. Encoded proteins:
- a CDS encoding uncharacterized protein (COG:G;~EggNog:ENOG410QDJB;~InterPro:IPR011701,IPR036259;~PFAM:PF07690;~TransMembrane:11 (i77-94o147-166i178-196o208-229i241-262o323-345i357-377o389-406i413-431o451-469i481-503o);~go_function: GO:0022857 - transmembrane transporter activity [Evidence IEA];~go_process: GO:0055085 - transmembrane transport [Evidence IEA]), with translation MAEKPTPEDSITSKDQVRESVSEKLGTQILQHRKGDAFVGGGATELYEPIPEYEGRHRYDPSAEWTEKEEKRLVRKLDYRICSWVCLMFFALQLDRGNISQALSDGMLDDLGLTTNQYNYGMMIFYLCFLCAEVPSQMISKKLGPDVWIPIQMMTWSVIGIFQCLISGEKSFYATRALLGLVEGGFIPDALLYLSYFYTNRELPMRVGLFYCSSHFTFILAAFFAYGILHMRTIGGWEGWRWLFALEGALTAIIGLVSWFYLPPSPTQTASWFRGRDGWFSEREEVIMVNRVLRDDPGKGGMHNRQGLTLKLLWASLTDYDLWPLYAISFTLLIPTSPVSAYLTLNLKALGFDTFETNLLTIPAYVLFLIQLVFWSWVSERIDNRMAVVMFYSFWCLPLLLALELLPSTASPWSWYAVTVLLIGFPYIHSINVSLTSRNAGTVRTRTVGSALYNMICQASSIISSNIYREDDKPHYRRGNKVLLALVAWNIVMTVFIKVYYVWRNNSRDRVWDAMSSQEKDHYLRTTKDEGNKRLDFRFAH